Proteins found in one Podarcis muralis chromosome 5, rPodMur119.hap1.1, whole genome shotgun sequence genomic segment:
- the ANGPTL3 gene encoding angiopoietin-related protein 3: protein MKIILVLLFIISLVVATRIDGDEFSFVPESPEPRFAMLHDVQLLANGLLQLGRGLKDFAIKTKGQMDDIFQKLHLFDQSFNEISKQANEIKEDEEQLKNTTSMLQVNNEEIRNISVELNSKIEILSREKIQLQDKVGKLEEKITKLFQTQIENQEPEEIASLKNFVEQQDNHLRSLLKRVQAQHVQIGKQQEQIEDLEEKLSSPGFQDNTQTLFPLREENETRQTKLNTTAKVQDYKGNATDCMWIYSRGERSSGIYSIKPRGSEAFNVYCEIKAESAWTVIQNRSDGSLDFNQTWENYMNGFGNLDGEFWLGLQKIYSIVNQGDHILRIELEDSRANQRYIEYTFTMGGSETDYTALLSRITGNIPNVLPEQKEVKFSTKDHNSNTERKVNCPENNSGGWWHTACEETNLNGKYIKSSSRGKLERKKRVLYWKPQKGRPYFIKSTKLMIHSTDFENFD, encoded by the exons atgaaaataatactAGTATTACTCTTCATAATTTCTCTAGTTGTTGCAACAAGAATAGATGGAGATGAGTTTTCCTTTGTTCCAGAATCTCCTGAGCCAAGGTTTGCTATGCTACATGATGTGCAATTACTAGCCAACGGGCTGCTCCAGCTTGGGCGTGGCCTTAAAGATTTTGCCATCAAGACCAAAGGCCAAATGGATGACATCTTTCAGAAACTTCACCTTTTTGATCAATCTTTTAATGAGATCTCGAAACAAGCCAATGAGATAAAAGAAGACGAGGAACAGCTAAAAAACACTACTTCTATGTTGCAAGTCAATAACGAAGAGATAAGGAACATCTCTGTGGAGCTGAATTCCAAGATAGAAATACTTTCACGGGAGAAGATTCAACTTCAGGATAAAGTAGGGAAGCTGGAAGAAAAAATAACCAAATTGTTTCAGACCCAGATTGAAAATCAGGAGCCCGAAGAAATTGCATCACTTAAA AACTTCGTCGAGCAGCAGGACAACCACCTTAGATCCCTTCTCAAAAGAGTTCAAGCGCAGCATGTTCAAATTggcaaacaacaagaacaaatagAAGACCTGGAAGAGAAG CTAAGCAGCCCTGGTTTTCAAGACAACACACAGACTTTATTCCCCCtgagagaagaaaatgaaacaagGCAAACTAAACTTAATACAACAGCTAAAGTTCAAGATTACAAAG GAAATGCTACTGATTGCATGTGGATATACAGCAGAGGTGAAAGATCTAGTGGCATTTATTCTATTAAGCCCAGAGGATCCGAGGCTTTTAATGTCTACTGTGAAATCAAAGCAG AAAGTGCATGGACAGTTATTCAAAACAGATCTGATGGATCACTAGATTTCAACCAAACCTGGGAGAACTATATGAATGGATTTGGCAACCTGGATG GAGAATTTTGGCTGGGCCTACAAAAGATCTATTCCATTGTAAACCAAGGTGACCACATCCTGCGTATTGAGCTGGAAGACTCAAGAGCTAACCAACGTTATATTGAATACACATTCACAATGGGAGGTTCAGAAACAGACTACACTGCTCTTCTCTCCAGGATTACTGGGAATATCCCTAATGTTCTGCCTGAACAGAAAGAAGTGAAGTTCTCTACAAAAGATCACAACAGCAACACTGAAAGAAAAGTCAACTGTCCAGAAAACAATTCAG GTGGTTGGTGGCATACGGCATGTGAAGAAACAAACTTGAATGGAAAATATATCAAGTCAAGTTCAAGAGGAAAactggaaaggaaaaagagagtgCTCTATTGGAAGCCTCAGAAAGGAAGGCCCTATTTTATCAAATCAACCAAACTGATGATACATTCTACAGATTTTGAAAATTTTGACTGA